The segment taaccggttgataagaataagacaatgcagacttcccaaaatcccaatgcttataaaaaaccaaactattattagtaacagaaactgaagaaattagaatggtaccattattataatttaaggtgcaccagatttgagaattcaaagtcagattggggaaaatcagaaggaaaaaaggagggaaacttcaaacttgtaacagctttaactacctttaaactatggccggccagtaaagtcccttgttctcctacatatatttcaacacaaaaatagtatctttaccagtctcattctttccatttttgttattattgccctgtgaaatcattttttctagaacagcaagaagatgtaaagctttctcagcttggtaggttaatatatacaggtctacgagcaaaaaaacacactgcttgggcaaatttttcttcaaaaggttctatgaactgataaagtttttcaccaacggatatggcttctgtatactgtcggacatgatacaggatgactgcttgattgtaatacaacatactgttttcaagatcatctagtccatccatttcttcaacagccgagtgcacccgattcttcaattggttaagtgtctgtcttaaactatctgttgttgtctggttacttttgaaaaactcagctactgccgtattcaaaattattttataatcgtctttgtttatatcttgtaggcaggtaagatgttgcagacagacatcataatttccagctgtaaaagcctggaaagcactggtggacaactccttctctagatcagtgatctcaggtcacttcttggatacttcttgtcccatattttttttacttctgactatttccccgagttactatcaactttactatgtggccacactttcactcttcactccggggattcacctaccgagattcagatgtccctctcgtcaggtccctgttcgggcgccacttgccgccagccgcagcgggtcctcaaagtgcagcaacaatcgacgagaggggggtaggggactgaacgcaccaaggtatgggatcagaagggcacaagcaactgatggttgcaaggccacCTATATACTTTTCTAATCAAACACCTGGCTTTCATTGATCTTGGTAATTCTACTGTCATTTGTCCCAAGATGCTGGTAAATTTCGCTGCAGATCAAAATACCGTTTCCTGTTATGCATGTGCCACACCGTTGGCTTTCTTCCTTATGTTCATTATCTGTGAATTTTTTGTCTCGTCGGCCATGGCCTATGACTGCTATCTGGCCATCTGTAACCCTCTGCTCTACAATGTTGTCAGGTCCCAGAGACTTTGTCATGTTCTGGTGGGCACTCCATGCCTCTACAGTACCTTTCAGACATTAATGTTCACTATTAAGATTGTTATATTGACTTTTTGTGCTATTAGTCATTTCTACTGTGATGATGTTCCCTTGTTACTAATGCTGGGCTCAAATGTACAGAAAATAGAATTGTTGATCATACTATTTTCAGCATTTAATTTGATCTCTTCCCTCCTGGTCGTCCTGGTGTCCTACATACTGATTCTGATAGCAGTATTCCGAATGCATTCTTCAGAGGGCAGGAAAAAAGCTTTCTCCACACGTGGTTCTCGTCTGATGGTGGTGGTTGTGTTCTGTGGGTCTCTTACTATTTATGTACATGCAGCCCAACTTCACTCACTCCTTTGATACCGATAAAATGGCCTCCATGTTTTATACTTTACAGTGGTCCCCATGCTTAATCCCTTGATCTACGGCTtaagaaacaaagaagtaaaaaatgccttccacagggtttttttttttttttttttttttggcggtacgcgggcctctcactgttgtggcctctcccgttgcggagcacaggctccggacgcgcaggctcagcggccatggctcacgggcccagccgctccgcggcacgtgggatcttcccggaccggggcacgaacccgtgtcccctgcatcggcaggcggaccctcaaccactgcgccaccagggaagcccactacttcTTTTATACTCAAGTTTTTCCTTTTGGTCTTTTCAATTCTTCAACAACCAGTTagcaatttttacatttaaattttctctgtAAAAATAATTGCTGGGATTTCTGTTTCCTGGCCAGAACCTAGCTGAGGCAAAGAACACTTCTtccaaagaaaaccacaaatgcaAAGACTTGgaagtatgaaaaaaattaagtcatgaatgaatgaattataatACCGTCATTATcctcaaaataaagtttattagacagataattttttttaaaaatctgttctccTTTATAAAAGTTATTAGTACAATTCTGCCTTTTATTCCCCTGATTGGCTACTGCATAACTTATATTCATTAAGCCCTAACTTGAGGGAAGCACAGCAATAAGCACTCCTAGTCTCATTTATTCCTCGCTTGAAATCCCGTTTCATTATCTCCAATTTTTAGGTGAGGAAACTTTGGTTTAGGAAGTTTAAATCAGTTACACAAAATATCCAGATGGTAAGAGACAGAACTGGGTATTCAAATTAGGCACTCTCTCTGCAGACActccaaataaaagaaaataaaatcttgctGGAGATTGCTTTCATAATTTCAATAACAGgttgtaataaaatataaaaaatttaaaaatggaactacatTTACTTTCACTTCCCCAGTTTTAAGATTCAGAAGTTCTGGATATccaatatacagcatggtgattatagtaaATAATAGTGTATCggaaatttgctgagagagtaAATCTCAAGAGCTCTTATCACTCACAAAAATATGGTAACTATGTGAAGCAATGAATGTGTTAATTAGTTTAATCGTGATAATCATTTcccaatgtatatgtatatcaaaacatcatattgtacatcttaaatatataaaattttttgtttgtcaattttaaaagattgccTTTTGATGTACTCAAGTATTCATATCTGAATcctggaaagaaaaggaggaaacaatACTCTGTCAGGCAAAGTTCTGTATTTTAGAGTCCCTGTAAAACCTACATGTCACTCCTAAACTGTGCCTTAGAAAGAGTCCTTCACTACTCCAGGTGGGACAGGAGAGCACTTTCTCCATCTAAACAACATCCCCAGTGCTCATCCAAGCATGCCCAATCTTGAAGCAGGAACTAAGGTAAAGCAAGGGCAGAAAACATCACAGATCACCTAGGATTGCTAAGGACCACTCAGGCAATGCAAGAGGACAAAGCTGCTTAGCGCAACTATGTCATACACAGGGGCCAGAGGCCATTTTTTGGAGGGAtagaaaaaaggaacaagatcATATTCAGTGGCTGTGTTCTTCAATTTATGAGAGACTCTTATGTAATAGGGTAGTTCCCCCACAAAAAGACTGgacagccctttttttttttaacacctttattggagtataatcgctttacattttgtgttagtttctgctgtataagtaGTCATATagttattggctatttgtatttattcttctgtAGTATAGCATATAAAATGCCCAAAATTTCTACCaagttcttttttgtgtgttattaAGTAGACAATTAGAAAAAACCTATCTATTTTATAACTGTGACAGAAAATAGCTCACAGTATAGTTTTTGTCAGTCTATTTGCCTCTGACTTTGTTTACAGTGTCTTTTgcattaaactattttttttttacctttaaaaaataaaaaaagactggACAGATTAAGGCTGAGTCATTTGCACTTCTATAAATAGAACCTAAGTCAAAGAAAAATGTTACTGCTTGTGACCCTACTGGAAATCACCTACTGGAAATTCCTTAATAgaaggaatatttaaaaattctcagtGCTTGCTAAATGTCAGGCACAGGGTTGAACATTTTATGGATATTATCTCATTCAAACCTCAAACAATTCAAAGAGATAAAACCTGCCTAGAGCAGTGGAGAACTTTCCTAGACATCatacaactaaaaaataaaaatgtataagatACAGCATTGctctaagaaataaaactgtttttaaaaaactgcaaatgcACAGCAACTGTGTTTAAGTTTTATGAATAActtataaaataagttaatacaCGTAAAACATTTAGAaccttgtttaaaatatataatatatacatttagaatTCATATTAACATTGTTGTTGTTTAGTTTCTCTATTTTGAACACTGAGGTGCTCTTCATATCCTTGGGAGGAGATGGCATAAAATCTCAGAAATTGCAGCTTTTCTGGTAATGTGAAATTCCTATCTATTTTTTCATAACTTTCTACTCAGTGGTGCTCTGACAAGAGTATGAGAGAGTATGAGAGGTGAGACAAATAGGCGTTGCAATTgttaaaaatcaaaagcaaacaaacatgtAGTCCCTACCTTCAGGAAAGATAACTTAATCATGGAAATGTAACagcaagcaaaatattttaatattgtatctTTGCGGGCaaatgtaaagggaaaaaaaaatctgttaaaaggagttatcgggcttccctggtggcgcagaggttgagaatccgcctgccaatgcaggggtcacgggttcgtgccccggtccgggaggatcccatatgccgcggagcggctgggcccgtgagccatggccgctgagcctgcgtgtccggagcctgtgctccgcaacgggagaggctgcgacagtgagaggcccacataccacaaaaaaaaaaaaaaaaaaaaaaaaaaaaaaaaaaaaaaaggagttatcTTCTGTACTCTCCAAAACATTTCGCCATGAAACgaaaattaatcttaaaaaaaaaattgaatttgaagCAGGCTAAACGTAAAGGGGAAGGTTGAAGggagctttcatttttcttctgtataCTTTAGGGATTTTGACTCTTCTTAGTAACAGGCATGCATTAATGTAACTTacgtaacagaaataaaaaagaattattttcctttatttataaatgtattaaatacaaTTCATGACATTGTTTATgagtgatatattttaaatttttatttttctatataattaTTTATGTCCATATGTGTACAGTAAGAAAAATACATTCCAACTCCAGCAAAGCAAGGAAAGCCACTTTTCTTGGAGAAGTTTTGCCACCTTGTGG is part of the Kogia breviceps isolate mKogBre1 chromosome 7, mKogBre1 haplotype 1, whole genome shotgun sequence genome and harbors:
- the LOC131759689 gene encoding LOW QUALITY PROTEIN: olfactory receptor 8K5-like (The sequence of the model RefSeq protein was modified relative to this genomic sequence to represent the inferred CDS: deleted 3 bases in 2 codons; substituted 1 base at 1 genomic stop codon); translated protein: MGQQNLSSLTEFILMGVTGXPELQASLFGVFLIIYASIIVGNLGMIILTQVDSRLHTPLYFSIKHLAFIDLGNSTVICPKMLVNFAADQNTVSCYACATPLAFFLMFIICEFFVSSAMAYDCYLAICNPLLYNVVRSQRLCHVLVGTPCLYSTFQTLMFTIKIVILTFCAISHFYCDDVPLLLMLGSNVQKIELLIILFSAFNLISSLLVVLVSYILILIAVFRMHSSEGRKKAFSTRGSRLMVVVVFCGSLLFMYMQPNFTHSFDTDKMASMFYTLVVPMLNPLIYGLRNKEVKNAFHRYGKKKIKYIDHKNQHLYFYMCESPGSHIPYHPISLKQAAVKPKAMTEILPQRDQLMSCDREKAACFISYLLG